The Bacteroidota bacterium genome has a segment encoding these proteins:
- a CDS encoding DUF86 domain-containing protein gives MEYQCLTKLYTDETKKKDSSIEWEKIIALRNFLVHEYFGVDDSIIWDIINKDLPSF, from the coding sequence ATTGAATATCAATGCTTAACTAAATTATATACAGATGAAACCAAAAAAAAAGATTCATCCATTGAATGGGAAAAAATAATCGCTTTGCGGAATTTTCTGGTTCATGAATACTTCGGGGTAGATGACTCCATAATATGGGACATTATCAATAAGGACCTCCCTTCATTTTAA